A genomic segment from Nocardiopsis sp. Huas11 encodes:
- the cas2e gene encoding type I-E CRISPR-associated endoribonuclease Cas2e has product MTVVVLIAAPEGLRGHLTRWMVETAPGIFIGTPGKRVRDRFWEVLAERIGDGQAVMAEPAKNEQGWAVRTAGRDRWKPVDFDGVMLMARPRR; this is encoded by the coding sequence ATGACGGTCGTGGTGCTCATCGCCGCTCCGGAGGGGCTTCGGGGCCACCTGACACGGTGGATGGTCGAGACCGCCCCCGGCATCTTCATCGGTACCCCCGGAAAGCGCGTCAGGGACCGATTCTGGGAAGTCCTCGCCGAACGTATCGGGGACGGCCAGGCCGTCATGGCCGAGCCCGCCAAGAACGAACAGGGGTGGGCTGTCCGGACAGCAGGGAGGGATCGCTGGAAACCGGTGGACTTTGACGGAGTGATGCTCATGGCCCGACCGCGCCGATAA
- a CDS encoding aminoglycoside phosphotransferase family protein → MNRRDGDISTTTGFLPARRSIHPHDDPRGLGCDPLSIAFTCSDTPKPAQDDGRTPCDAPAGAPFGPFRLRHEKPFSRTFTNESGTVFLKEYRGITPSLRQEREGIAIAVASGLEVGVPQVLGAGATESTAWTVFRYLPGDRGTVETQDGLSTFVERVIELGHRIHVAPPDTRPGAGWNRSAEDTSTHSDFLMGQFSSAARAQPWWNDLGAAVGSLALGPTVYLHGDLKAEHFISSGDHVSVVDWEACARGPAACDQADALFHVLRDLLYCTVSWHIQHEQLERLQVPGPVMAWRLFRWLDRRPTPGLGAASRKDLHQLMEEPKPTDVSRIAARAITKAFELGVPR, encoded by the coding sequence ATGAATCGGCGAGACGGCGACATCAGCACCACGACGGGTTTCCTCCCAGCCCGGCGTTCCATCCACCCTCACGATGATCCGCGTGGTCTCGGGTGTGATCCGCTGTCGATCGCGTTCACCTGCTCCGATACACCCAAGCCTGCCCAGGACGATGGACGAACGCCTTGTGACGCGCCAGCGGGCGCGCCGTTCGGACCGTTCCGACTCCGACACGAGAAACCCTTCTCACGCACGTTCACGAACGAGTCGGGCACAGTCTTCCTCAAGGAGTACCGCGGGATCACACCGTCACTCCGCCAAGAGCGCGAGGGCATCGCCATAGCCGTAGCCAGCGGGCTCGAAGTAGGCGTCCCACAAGTACTCGGTGCCGGGGCGACAGAATCCACCGCGTGGACCGTGTTTCGCTACCTGCCGGGAGACCGCGGCACGGTCGAGACACAGGACGGCTTGAGCACCTTCGTGGAGCGGGTCATCGAACTCGGCCACAGGATCCACGTGGCACCACCTGACACACGGCCAGGAGCTGGGTGGAACCGATCGGCCGAAGACACATCCACCCACAGTGACTTCCTCATGGGCCAATTCTCATCCGCTGCTCGTGCACAACCCTGGTGGAACGACCTCGGCGCCGCTGTCGGCAGTCTCGCTCTGGGGCCCACCGTCTACTTACACGGAGACCTCAAGGCAGAGCACTTCATCTCCAGCGGTGACCACGTTTCAGTCGTCGACTGGGAGGCGTGTGCTCGTGGGCCGGCCGCCTGCGACCAAGCGGACGCGCTTTTCCATGTACTCCGCGACCTGCTGTACTGCACCGTCTCCTGGCACATCCAGCATGAGCAGCTCGAACGACTCCAGGTCCCCGGCCCCGTCATGGCCTGGCGCTTGTTCCGCTGGCTGGACCGGCGACCTACCCCAGGGCTAGGAGCAGCGAGCAGGAAAGACCTCCACCAACTGATGGAGGAACCGAAACCCACGGACGTATCCCGCATCGCCGCTCGCGCCATCACCAAGGCGTTCGAGTTGGGGGTCCCCCGATAG
- a CDS encoding glycosyltransferase encodes MLVGVCDFPGTYAFPPHGYGGIERWLWATALGARAAGADVHLLGPDWRDDLGPEWKRHPIRLEDVGAGSTELKALRESRYDLLVVGHEYPSLSTWRETADTLSCGVATFQHSPDFHHGENAFDGIGRRLYCYSRQMADRYREHEPIQELAVHAGLDEREPASAHGEGLVWVGRVDEDKSPHLAIRAAQILGRRIRVVGPVFDSEFVHRHQRLFSADHVEWVGELGGSAKTGAFRHAEVFVYTYSRDYVEAGAAVFGEALRAGTPIAALAWSKGTCVEAALCEQTGSQVVLNPAVDDETAAQSLAQAIEEASELPHRRVQEVGLDRFDVKRHFEALARTP; translated from the coding sequence TTGCTCGTCGGCGTCTGCGACTTTCCCGGAACCTACGCTTTCCCACCCCACGGATACGGCGGAATCGAGCGGTGGCTGTGGGCCACTGCTCTCGGAGCCCGGGCTGCGGGCGCCGACGTCCACCTCCTTGGTCCGGACTGGCGCGATGATCTCGGCCCGGAGTGGAAGCGCCACCCGATCCGGTTGGAGGACGTCGGGGCCGGATCAACAGAACTCAAGGCGCTACGGGAGTCCCGTTACGACCTGCTCGTCGTGGGCCACGAGTACCCGTCACTTTCGACATGGCGCGAGACCGCCGACACCCTCAGCTGCGGCGTCGCCACCTTCCAGCACTCTCCCGACTTCCACCACGGTGAAAACGCCTTCGACGGAATCGGCCGCAGGCTCTACTGCTACTCGCGGCAGATGGCCGATCGCTACCGCGAACACGAACCGATCCAGGAACTGGCCGTACACGCCGGGCTGGATGAGCGAGAACCGGCCTCCGCGCACGGTGAGGGGCTGGTGTGGGTGGGCCGCGTGGATGAGGACAAGAGCCCCCATCTGGCGATCAGAGCGGCCCAAATCCTGGGCAGACGTATCCGCGTGGTGGGACCGGTCTTTGACAGCGAGTTCGTCCACCGGCACCAGCGCTTGTTCTCCGCCGACCATGTGGAGTGGGTGGGGGAACTCGGCGGGTCGGCCAAGACCGGCGCTTTTCGCCACGCCGAAGTCTTCGTTTACACCTACTCCCGTGACTACGTGGAGGCCGGAGCGGCGGTCTTCGGGGAGGCCCTTCGCGCGGGAACGCCCATCGCGGCGCTCGCCTGGAGCAAGGGCACCTGTGTGGAGGCTGCGCTGTGTGAGCAGACCGGTAGCCAGGTGGTGTTGAATCCGGCCGTGGATGATGAGACCGCTGCCCAGTCCCTGGCCCAGGCGATCGAGGAAGCGTCCGAGCTTCCGCATCGACGTGTCCAAGAGGTCGGACTCGACCGCTTCGACGTCAAACGACACTTCGAAGCGCTCGCGAGGACGCCGTGA
- the serS gene encoding serine--tRNA ligase: protein MHDARVLIDLGPEAVRKLARRGYSLDLSSLESLQSRRLQSIRSAEEMRADAKRVAKDVQRTAKEGGDISDLKEHARKLKEQIREIEVEQEKVQEELDQFLLGIPNLPLDETPDGNSEEFATEVRKIGTPQAFSFEPKDHVDLGETMGIFDFARATKLSGPRFTVTRGVGAELERALASLFLTIHTRRHGYVEHGVPFLVTPATMTGTGQLPKFEEDLFKTGVADRSLYLIPTAEVPLTNLYADEIIPAKELPLALTAHTPCFRSEAGSYGRDTRGVLRQHQFSKVEMVRLCAAEDSQKELESMVGHAEACLKELGLAYRVILLPAGDMGFSAQMTYDIEVWLPSQNTYREISSVSDCGTFQARRANIRTRGADGKTTPVATLNGSGLPIGRTLAALLEQNQQEDGSIVLPEALTPYLGYRCIAADGTPQE, encoded by the coding sequence ATGCATGACGCCCGCGTACTGATCGACCTTGGTCCCGAAGCCGTTCGCAAGCTCGCCCGCCGCGGCTACTCCCTGGACCTGTCCTCTCTGGAGTCTCTCCAGTCGCGACGTCTGCAGAGCATCCGATCCGCCGAGGAGATGCGAGCAGACGCCAAGCGCGTCGCCAAGGACGTGCAGCGGACCGCCAAGGAGGGCGGTGACATCTCCGATCTCAAGGAGCACGCTCGCAAGCTGAAGGAGCAGATCCGCGAGATTGAGGTAGAGCAGGAGAAGGTCCAGGAGGAACTGGACCAGTTCCTCCTCGGGATCCCGAACCTTCCCCTCGACGAGACGCCCGACGGAAACTCCGAAGAGTTCGCCACCGAGGTGCGCAAGATCGGCACCCCACAGGCGTTCTCCTTCGAGCCCAAGGACCACGTCGATCTCGGCGAAACCATGGGCATTTTCGACTTCGCGCGCGCCACCAAACTCTCGGGCCCCCGCTTCACCGTCACGCGAGGTGTGGGAGCCGAACTCGAACGAGCCCTGGCCTCCCTGTTCCTGACCATCCACACCCGGCGCCACGGCTACGTCGAGCACGGAGTGCCGTTCCTGGTCACCCCGGCCACCATGACCGGCACCGGGCAGCTGCCCAAGTTCGAGGAAGACCTGTTCAAGACCGGGGTGGCGGACCGGTCCCTGTACCTCATCCCCACCGCCGAGGTGCCCCTGACCAACCTGTACGCCGACGAGATCATCCCGGCCAAAGAACTCCCGCTCGCGCTAACAGCGCACACCCCCTGTTTCCGCTCCGAGGCCGGCTCCTACGGCCGCGACACCCGGGGCGTCCTGCGTCAGCACCAGTTCTCCAAAGTCGAGATGGTGCGCCTGTGCGCGGCCGAGGACTCGCAGAAGGAACTGGAGTCCATGGTCGGGCACGCCGAAGCCTGCCTGAAGGAACTCGGCCTGGCCTACCGCGTCATCCTGCTGCCCGCCGGCGACATGGGCTTCTCCGCCCAGATGACCTACGACATCGAGGTGTGGCTGCCCAGCCAGAACACCTACCGCGAGATCTCGTCGGTCTCGGACTGCGGAACCTTCCAGGCTCGGCGGGCCAACATCCGCACCCGCGGCGCCGACGGCAAGACCACTCCCGTGGCCACCCTCAACGGCTCCGGGCTGCCCATCGGCCGCACCCTGGCCGCCCTGCTGGAGCAGAACCAGCAGGAAGACGGCTCCATCGTGCTTCCCGAAGCACTGACCCCCTATCTCGGATACCGCTGCATCGCGGCGGACGGAACCCCCCAGGAGTAA
- the cas1e gene encoding type I-E CRISPR-associated endonuclease Cas1e — MAEPWWKANPQDLYQLEDRISSVYVERCHIDRDENAVVLVNKERTVRIPAAFIAVLLVGPGTRITNAAVALVADSGTAICWVGERGVRMYAAGMGPSRGSQLILRQSWLVTRPKERLSVARRMYGKRFPGEDTSTLTMQQLRGREGARVRKLYREHSQRTGVTWERREYKPGQPHAAGDDVNRVLSAANSALYGICHSVITGIGASPALGFVHTGSSVSFVLDIADLYKADYTIGLAFDLAKEGRVSERDARLALRDRVAEGKLMPQIVRDIKWLLLPEDEELIDRDLSGLWDEKQGVVEGGVNWGEEIFDEGGFIAVIGPETPQAPTEGTAGGNPQ; from the coding sequence GTGGCTGAACCCTGGTGGAAGGCCAACCCGCAGGACTTGTACCAGCTCGAGGACCGCATCTCCAGCGTCTACGTCGAGCGGTGCCACATCGACCGGGACGAGAACGCGGTCGTCTTAGTCAACAAGGAACGCACCGTCCGCATCCCTGCGGCCTTCATCGCCGTTCTCCTGGTCGGCCCGGGTACTCGCATCACCAACGCCGCCGTCGCGCTCGTAGCCGACTCAGGCACTGCGATCTGCTGGGTGGGCGAACGCGGGGTGCGCATGTACGCCGCCGGGATGGGCCCCAGCCGCGGCTCGCAGCTCATCCTTCGCCAATCGTGGCTGGTCACCCGACCAAAGGAACGGCTCAGCGTGGCCCGGCGCATGTACGGGAAGCGGTTCCCCGGCGAGGACACGAGCACCCTGACCATGCAACAGCTGCGCGGCAGGGAGGGCGCGCGGGTCCGGAAGCTCTACCGCGAGCACTCCCAACGCACCGGAGTGACCTGGGAGCGCCGCGAGTACAAGCCCGGCCAACCCCACGCGGCGGGGGACGACGTCAACCGGGTGCTCTCCGCGGCCAACTCCGCCCTGTACGGCATCTGCCACAGCGTGATCACGGGCATCGGCGCGAGCCCCGCACTGGGGTTCGTGCACACGGGGTCGTCGGTGTCCTTTGTGCTCGATATCGCTGACTTGTACAAGGCCGACTACACCATCGGTCTGGCCTTCGACCTGGCCAAGGAGGGACGCGTCAGCGAACGCGACGCACGCCTGGCCCTGAGGGACCGGGTCGCAGAGGGCAAGCTCATGCCACAGATCGTCCGTGACATCAAATGGCTCCTGCTGCCCGAGGACGAGGAACTGATCGACCGCGACCTGAGCGGGCTGTGGGACGAGAAGCAAGGTGTGGTCGAGGGCGGCGTCAACTGGGGTGAGGAGATCTTCGACGAGGGCGGCTTCATCGCCGTCATCGGCCCCGAAACTCCGCAGGCTCCCACAGAGGGCACGGCTGGGGGGAACCCGCAATGA
- the cas6e gene encoding type I-E CRISPR-associated protein Cas6/Cse3/CasE codes for MPTTPSKSSAGETVPYLSRIRINPLRSGAQPLLRNPHRMKVEVLGGVPARTSDEPVLWRLDTFDPHQPHLLVLTHTKPSWDHIVERAGWPGADGEHALVRDYEPLLARLAIGREFAFRVTANPVQSTAAPEKLTEHQRKALENAPEGGGDAPLRRGFRVGHRTAHHQTQWLLRRVSKAGFEIPPARTAEAGAPGMPEQGTAAPDLRLASSRQLRFNKKHNDKGRTPPITLMTATFEGRLRVTDPELLRAALLTGLGPAKRYGCGLLTLAPLNESGNRG; via the coding sequence ATGCCCACGACCCCTTCGAAATCCTCGGCTGGTGAGACCGTGCCCTACCTGTCGCGTATACGCATCAACCCCCTTCGCAGCGGCGCCCAGCCCCTGCTGCGGAACCCCCATCGGATGAAAGTGGAGGTCCTGGGCGGGGTTCCCGCGCGCACCTCGGACGAGCCGGTGCTGTGGCGTCTGGACACCTTCGACCCGCACCAACCGCATCTGCTCGTTCTCACGCACACCAAACCCAGCTGGGACCACATCGTCGAGCGTGCCGGGTGGCCCGGCGCCGATGGGGAACACGCACTCGTGCGTGACTACGAGCCGCTGCTGGCCCGACTTGCCATCGGCCGCGAGTTCGCCTTCCGAGTGACCGCCAACCCGGTGCAGTCCACAGCCGCCCCCGAGAAACTCACCGAGCATCAGCGCAAGGCGTTGGAGAACGCTCCCGAAGGTGGAGGAGATGCCCCTCTGCGGCGCGGATTCCGGGTCGGGCACCGCACCGCCCACCACCAGACGCAGTGGCTGCTGCGCAGGGTCTCCAAGGCCGGGTTCGAGATCCCGCCCGCACGCACCGCAGAGGCCGGCGCTCCTGGCATGCCCGAGCAGGGCACTGCTGCCCCGGACCTGCGCCTGGCGTCCAGCAGGCAGTTGCGCTTCAACAAGAAGCACAACGACAAAGGGAGGACACCACCGATCACACTCATGACCGCCACGTTCGAGGGAAGGCTGCGCGTCACCGACCCCGAACTCCTGCGGGCCGCACTGCTTACCGGTCTGGGGCCGGCCAAACGCTACGGGTGCGGACTGCTGACCCTCGCTCCCCTCAACGAAAGTGGGAACCGTGGCTGA
- the cas5e gene encoding type I-E CRISPR-associated protein Cas5/CasD → MSSDRAVLLLRLAGPLQAWATRPEHGRRDTQSRPTKSGVLGLLAAAQGRARGEDITDLVGLSMAMRVDQAGELLRDYHTTSDHRGLPLRSTQVNAKGEQKLTSPVKSTYVTQRFYLQDAVFVVALAGPGALIDGLADAVRNPAFPLALGRRSCPPTQPVLLPSPDLGEHGQDVESVLRSTPWQAGHKAHQAQKKTKNPETVRLQATIEDSNGEYTEEDVPASFTLGMRTRGQRRVRHITVSVPTGLPPSVHSSRHREDDAHDPFEILGW, encoded by the coding sequence GTGAGCAGCGACCGAGCCGTCCTGTTGCTCCGATTGGCGGGGCCGTTGCAGGCCTGGGCCACGCGCCCCGAGCACGGACGCCGCGACACCCAGAGCCGACCGACCAAGTCCGGTGTCCTGGGCCTGCTCGCCGCGGCCCAGGGCCGCGCGCGTGGTGAGGACATTACCGACCTCGTCGGCCTCAGCATGGCGATGCGGGTGGACCAGGCAGGCGAACTGCTCCGCGACTACCACACCACCAGTGACCACCGCGGGCTACCGCTCCGGTCAACACAGGTCAACGCCAAGGGCGAGCAGAAGCTCACCTCCCCGGTGAAGTCCACCTACGTGACACAGCGCTTCTACCTCCAGGACGCCGTGTTCGTCGTCGCGCTGGCCGGACCGGGAGCGCTCATCGACGGCTTGGCCGACGCGGTACGCAACCCGGCCTTCCCCCTCGCGCTGGGCCGGCGATCGTGCCCGCCCACACAACCGGTCCTGCTACCGTCGCCCGACCTGGGCGAACACGGGCAGGACGTCGAATCAGTGCTCCGCAGCACCCCGTGGCAGGCAGGCCACAAAGCGCACCAAGCCCAGAAGAAGACCAAGAACCCCGAGACCGTGCGCCTGCAGGCCACGATCGAGGACAGCAATGGCGAGTACACCGAAGAGGACGTCCCGGCATCCTTCACCTTGGGCATGCGCACCAGAGGCCAGCGCCGGGTGCGCCACATCACGGTCTCGGTTCCCACCGGACTGCCGCCCTCAGTGCACTCCAGTCGCCACCGTGAAGACGATGCCCACGACCCCTTCGAAATCCTCGGCTGGTGA
- a CDS encoding methionine adenosyltransferase, protein MEHSEPSTEAGRLTVRTGVPFDDTVSIVERKGLGHPDTMADHLAEALSRAYSAFTLERFGVILHHNFDKLALLGGASEVRYGGGRMVAPIRVLVNGRAAHRCGDEILPVGELVESTVHAFFQERLPEAVGHLDIALNVTANPSPGAVITGENIPERSRWFAPRDTGDLRERRTLLANDTSLGTGWAPRSPFEGLIRELADTFSSPGPFTNAHPWCGSDVKVMGSWDGEQADLVLCVPQKSSHVTSRTAYLRNAETVRAECHRIAGLRLPGASVNIQLNARDVPSHDELYLTYTGSSIESGDEGVVGRGNRVNGLITPLRPMNMEGANGKNPVYHVGKLYNLAAERLAHRLHEETGEYAEVHLVSTTGQPLDQPGRILVRLAAEDAQPDKIQALVAEALASFPDLTNEIVREGVCLS, encoded by the coding sequence ATGGAGCATTCTGAACCCAGCACCGAAGCGGGTCGGCTGACCGTCAGGACCGGGGTTCCGTTCGACGACACAGTCAGCATCGTCGAACGCAAAGGACTCGGGCACCCCGACACCATGGCCGACCATCTGGCCGAAGCACTGTCCAGGGCCTACAGCGCCTTCACCCTGGAGCGCTTCGGCGTGATCCTGCACCACAACTTCGACAAGCTGGCCCTCTTGGGCGGAGCGAGCGAGGTCCGCTACGGCGGGGGCCGAATGGTCGCACCGATCCGTGTGCTCGTGAACGGGCGGGCCGCCCATCGCTGTGGAGACGAGATCCTCCCCGTGGGAGAACTGGTCGAATCGACCGTGCACGCGTTCTTCCAGGAGCGACTTCCTGAAGCCGTCGGGCACCTGGACATCGCGCTCAACGTCACCGCCAACCCCAGCCCTGGAGCCGTGATCACCGGCGAAAACATCCCCGAACGCAGTAGGTGGTTCGCGCCTCGGGATACCGGTGACCTGCGTGAACGACGGACCCTATTGGCGAACGACACGTCGTTGGGGACAGGCTGGGCTCCGAGGAGCCCTTTCGAGGGGCTCATTCGCGAACTCGCTGACACGTTCTCCTCCCCCGGACCGTTCACGAACGCGCACCCGTGGTGCGGGAGCGACGTCAAGGTGATGGGCTCCTGGGACGGCGAGCAAGCGGACCTGGTGCTGTGCGTCCCGCAGAAGTCTTCCCACGTGACGAGCCGTACGGCCTACCTTCGCAACGCGGAAACGGTTCGTGCTGAATGCCACCGGATCGCAGGGCTCCGGCTTCCGGGGGCCAGCGTCAACATCCAGCTCAACGCCCGTGACGTGCCCTCCCACGATGAGCTCTACCTGACCTACACCGGCAGTTCCATCGAGTCCGGGGACGAAGGTGTCGTCGGACGGGGCAATCGGGTCAATGGGCTCATCACTCCGTTGCGGCCGATGAACATGGAAGGCGCCAACGGCAAGAACCCCGTCTACCACGTCGGCAAGCTCTACAACCTGGCCGCAGAGCGCCTCGCCCACCGCCTCCACGAGGAGACCGGCGAGTACGCCGAAGTCCATCTGGTGAGCACTACTGGGCAGCCGCTCGACCAGCCCGGACGAATCCTCGTCCGACTCGCCGCAGAGGATGCTCAGCCGGACAAGATCCAGGCGCTCGTTGCGGAGGCATTGGCATCCTTCCCTGACCTGACGAACGAGATTGTCCGGGAGGGCGTATGCCTGAGCTGA
- a CDS encoding fructosamine kinase family protein, with protein MGLQWGLTPVEYHDAGHASILALALSPAGELVLLKAWPDRGRCDREITALRLWSAVPATRVLEFDRERSVAALSLIGGRPGGGQRSGDDEGRIAEVIQAAHDQGRAMEEHREFPELSSYLDEVVRPRVVQRLDALNPETPRPLLQAGLRELESLKQTRHHRTVLHGDLYQENTACDEQGRPHLLDPLPMYGDAVFDWAFWIVYYRLGQGTDERLALAAQTSGIGEGRLRSWCLATCLDGLLYYLEVGDTRAPMMARVMRILLRRAEVAW; from the coding sequence ATGGGACTGCAATGGGGGCTCACCCCAGTGGAGTACCACGACGCCGGGCACGCTTCCATCCTCGCGCTCGCCCTCTCTCCAGCGGGGGAACTCGTCCTACTCAAGGCATGGCCGGATCGTGGTCGTTGTGACCGGGAGATCACGGCTTTGCGGCTCTGGTCGGCTGTTCCGGCAACCCGTGTTCTGGAATTCGACAGGGAGCGATCGGTCGCGGCCCTGTCGCTGATCGGAGGACGGCCGGGAGGTGGCCAGCGCTCAGGCGATGACGAAGGAAGAATCGCTGAAGTCATCCAGGCCGCACACGATCAGGGTCGTGCCATGGAGGAACACCGTGAGTTCCCAGAGCTGTCCTCCTACCTCGACGAGGTGGTGCGGCCCCGAGTGGTCCAACGTCTGGACGCCCTGAATCCGGAGACGCCTCGTCCACTGCTCCAGGCTGGGCTGCGAGAACTGGAATCTCTCAAGCAGACGCGTCACCACCGGACAGTCCTTCACGGAGACCTGTACCAGGAGAACACCGCCTGCGACGAACAGGGGCGCCCCCATCTCCTCGACCCCCTTCCGATGTACGGGGACGCGGTCTTCGACTGGGCCTTCTGGATCGTGTACTACCGGCTCGGACAAGGAACCGACGAACGCCTCGCTCTGGCGGCTCAGACATCGGGGATCGGGGAGGGACGGCTGCGCTCATGGTGCCTGGCGACGTGCTTGGACGGGCTTCTCTACTACTTGGAGGTCGGTGACACCCGCGCTCCGATGATGGCCCGGGTCATGCGAATTCTGTTGCGACGAGCGGAGGTGGCCTGGTGA
- the cas7e gene encoding type I-E CRISPR-associated protein Cas7/Cse4/CasC: MTKRLYLDLSILQTVPPSNLNRDDAGTPKHATYGGVRRARVSSQAWKRAARVEFAEAVPQEDRATRTKKILSLLTARIEARTGLTTEAGQRLAAALLEPLGITKSTKKEEQSAYLLFFGRPQLDSIVDLIGDRAAQLADLDDKALQEALKDLDVREVLRTGHPAEVALFGRMVADLPRLNVDAAVQVAHALSTHAVTTEFDYYTAVDDENPDEETGASMIGRVEFNAATLYRYATVGVHQLRENLSDDAETAQTVRRFVESFALSMPTGHQNSFAHRTVPHLVLACVRTDQPVNLVSAFERPVLGQMSGIAEQSMVKLAEEAQQMSATWGMAPHLTLATYAPLGEGADKVKEAFSSSLAFPALLDRVHGVVENWLRDGSGK; encoded by the coding sequence ATGACCAAGCGCCTCTACCTCGACCTGAGCATCCTGCAGACCGTGCCCCCGTCCAACCTCAACCGAGACGACGCTGGCACCCCCAAGCACGCCACCTACGGCGGTGTGCGCCGTGCACGCGTGTCCTCCCAAGCCTGGAAGCGCGCCGCCCGTGTTGAATTCGCCGAGGCTGTGCCCCAGGAGGACCGCGCGACCCGTACCAAGAAGATCCTGTCCCTGCTGACCGCACGGATCGAAGCCCGCACGGGGCTCACCACCGAAGCCGGCCAGCGCTTGGCCGCCGCCCTGCTCGAACCACTGGGCATCACCAAGTCCACGAAGAAGGAGGAGCAGTCCGCCTACCTGCTCTTCTTCGGCCGCCCCCAGCTGGACTCCATCGTCGACCTGATCGGTGACCGCGCGGCGCAGCTCGCGGACTTGGACGACAAGGCCCTGCAGGAAGCCTTGAAGGACCTGGACGTGCGGGAAGTCCTGCGCACCGGCCACCCGGCCGAGGTCGCCCTGTTCGGCCGGATGGTCGCCGACCTGCCCCGTCTGAACGTCGACGCCGCGGTCCAGGTCGCCCACGCCCTGTCCACGCATGCGGTCACCACTGAATTCGACTACTACACCGCCGTCGACGATGAGAACCCCGACGAAGAGACCGGCGCCAGCATGATCGGCCGCGTGGAGTTCAATGCGGCCACGCTCTACCGCTATGCCACCGTGGGCGTTCACCAGCTGCGCGAGAACCTCAGCGATGACGCCGAGACCGCTCAGACCGTCCGCCGATTCGTGGAGTCCTTCGCCCTGTCCATGCCCACCGGGCACCAGAACAGTTTCGCGCACCGCACCGTGCCCCACCTGGTCCTGGCCTGTGTGCGCACCGACCAGCCGGTCAACCTTGTCTCGGCCTTCGAAAGGCCCGTCCTGGGCCAGATGTCGGGCATCGCCGAACAGTCCATGGTCAAGCTCGCAGAGGAAGCTCAGCAGATGTCGGCGACCTGGGGCATGGCGCCGCACCTGACCCTGGCCACTTACGCTCCGCTCGGCGAAGGTGCGGACAAGGTCAAGGAAGCCTTCAGCTCCAGCCTCGCCTTCCCCGCGCTGCTGGACCGGGTGCACGGCGTGGTGGAGAACTGGCTCCGGGACGGGAGTGGGAAGTGA
- a CDS encoding histidine phosphatase family protein yields MTTYFVRHGRTSYSARYLVNGNPDVPVVLDEEGVRQARAISPRVRGMAVRSCWTSSFPRTRQTARLVLDGIDCPQSVDSRLNEPDYGVFEGRPFLEYAAWLRRHGPSARPPGSRESQREALLRMLSGCAFLPTTEAPRLVVAHGLLLSVLNWFQSRGPQASIPTFFPEASYLEPLAVTDRRLHEWVAHLSDELHEELDPSTVGGGSGISSKDDRTVLCLPGPVPTSLEETESDA; encoded by the coding sequence GTGACCACCTACTTCGTCCGGCACGGGCGTACCTCCTACAGCGCGCGCTACCTCGTCAACGGCAATCCGGATGTCCCGGTGGTCCTGGACGAGGAAGGCGTCCGGCAAGCACGAGCGATCAGCCCTCGCGTTCGTGGGATGGCCGTTCGCTCCTGCTGGACGAGTTCGTTCCCCAGGACGCGGCAAACGGCCCGCTTGGTGCTGGACGGGATCGACTGCCCTCAATCGGTTGACTCCCGTTTGAACGAGCCCGATTACGGGGTGTTCGAGGGGCGTCCCTTCCTGGAGTACGCCGCCTGGTTGAGGAGGCACGGACCCAGCGCGCGGCCCCCGGGCTCCCGGGAGTCCCAGCGCGAAGCCCTGCTGCGGATGCTCAGTGGATGCGCGTTCTTGCCCACCACCGAAGCGCCCCGACTCGTGGTCGCGCACGGACTCCTCCTCTCGGTGCTGAACTGGTTCCAGTCGCGAGGTCCTCAGGCCAGCATCCCGACCTTCTTCCCCGAGGCCTCCTACCTGGAACCCCTCGCTGTTACTGACCGACGCCTCCACGAATGGGTGGCCCACCTGAGCGATGAGCTCCATGAGGAGCTTGATCCCAGCACGGTCGGGGGCGGCTCGGGGATATCGTCAAAGGACGATCGCACTGTCCTCTGCCTGCCCGGGCCAGTGCCCACATCCCTGGAGGAGACCGAATCCGATGCATGA